One Paramisgurnus dabryanus chromosome 8, PD_genome_1.1, whole genome shotgun sequence DNA window includes the following coding sequences:
- the LOC135770430 gene encoding galectin-5-like has product MTPVPYKSIINGGLKPGKSFTVRGEVKCNPHRIDFNLCHRFGIAFHFKVEFDQNKLVVNTWDVQWGPEEYPAGMPFKACQPFEIYIFCTDHSFNVIVNGVQVHSYKHRFLPLNEIDVFEVLGDVQINHVDA; this is encoded by the exons ATGACT CCAGTCCCTTACAAAAGCATTATCAACGGTGGACTGAAACCTGGAAAAAGCTTTACCGTCCGAGGAGAGGTCAAATGCAACCCTCATAG GATAGACTTCAACCTGTGCCACAGGTTCGGCATTGCATTTCACTTCAAGGTCGAATTTGATCAGAATAAGTTAGTGGTCAACACTTGGGATGTTCAGTGGGGTCCAGAGGAATATCCTGCAGGGATGCCATTTAAAGCATGCCAACCCTTTGAG atCTACATTTTTTGTACTGATCACTCCTTCAACGTGATTGTGAATGGTGTACAAGTACACTCTTACAAGCATCGCTTTTTGCCATTGAATGAAATTGATGTTTTTGAAGTTCTTGGAGATGTGCAGATAAATCATGTCGATGCTTAG
- the LOC135770431 gene encoding galectin-5-like, with protein sequence MNPVQHRSIIKGGLKAGKSFSVRGVINPNPHRIEFNLRHRFGIAFHYNPRFDVNKVVCNTWDGQWGSEEFPACMPFKACQPFEINISCSDHSFNVCVNGQHVCSYKHRLHSLNEIDVFEVLGDLQINHVDA encoded by the exons ATGAAT CCAGTCCAACACAGAAGCATTATCAAAGGTGGACTAAAAGCTGGAAAAAGCTTTTCTGTCCGAGGAGTGATCAACCCCAACCCTCATAG GATAGAATTCAACCTGCGCCACAGGTTCGGCATTGCATTTCACTACAATCCCCGTTTTGATGTGAATAAAGTAGTGTGCAACACTTGGGACGGTCAGTGGGGTTCAGAAGAATTTCCTGCATGTATGCCATTTAAAGCATGCCAACCCTTTGAG ATCAACATTTCATGTAGTGATCATTCCTtcaatgtgtgtgtgaatgGTCAACACGTATGCTCTTACAAGCATCGCCTTCATTCATTGAATGAAATTGATGTTTTTGAAGTTCTTGGAGATCTGCAGATAAATCATGTGGATGCTTAG
- the LOC135770937 gene encoding galectin-9C-like isoform X2, with translation MAFNQQQPFYNPKIPFTGSIQGGLQNGKSIIISGRVLPCANRFHVNLHCGSHSASDIALHFNPRYERGSVYVVHNTCQKGCWGSEERKYESPFALGHPFTLQILVTQDTYKISTNGRHFMDFKHRISYTQVDTISVGGMVELNSVVFQNPPFLPPQPGFPAFPPQPGFPPQHAIPPVCGFPSYPSAVGYTIPYKTIINGGLYPGKNILIQGIINPNAKRVAFNLCHRTGIALHYNPRFDENVVVRNSHKMEKWDAEERFGGMPFQRGQPFQVTITCNPHHYNVFVNGQQAHTFNHRYTNLHEIDILEVCGDVQLTLVQV, from the exons ATGGCATTTAATCAACAACAGCCGTTTTACAACCCG AAAATCCCATTTACTGGTTCAATCCAGGGAGGCTTGCAGAATGGGAAGAGTATTATCATAAGTGGACGGGTTTTGCCATGTGCTAACAG ATTTCATGTGAACCTCCATTGTGGTTCTCATTCTGCATCAGATATTGCTCTGCATTTTAATCCACGATATGAGCGAGGCTCTGTGTATGTGGTGCACAACACCTGTCAGAAAGGTTGCTGGGGTTCAGAGGAACGCAAGTATGAATCTCCTTTCGCCTTAGGTCATCCGTTCACCCTCCAGATCCTTGTCACCCAGGACACATACAAG ATAAGCACTAATGGGAGACACTTCATGGACTTCAAACATCGTATTTCATACACTCAAGTTGACACCATCTCAGTGGGTGGAATGGTGGAGTTGAATTCTGTTGTCTTTCAGAATCCT CCCTTCTTACCTCCACAGCCTGGTTTTCCT GCTTTTCCTCCACAGCCAGGTTTTCCT CCTCAGCATGCCATACCTCCTGTATGTGGG TTTCCTTCATACCCATCTGCAGTCGGCTAT ACGATCCCATACAAAACGATAATCAACGGTGGATTATATCCTGGCAAAAACATTCTCATCCAAGGAATTATTAACCCTAATGCCAAGAG AGTAGCGTTTAACCTGTGTCACAGAACCGGGATTGCATTGCACTACAATCCCCGATTTGATGAGAATGTGGTTGTTCGAAACAGTCATAAGATGGAGAAGTGGGATGCAGAGGAACGGTTTGGAGGCATGCCATTCCAAAGAGGACAACCTTTTCAG GTCACCATCACTTGCAATCCCCATCATTACAATGTGTTTGTCAATGGCCAACAAGCACACACTTTCAATCACCGTTACACAAATCTGCATGAGATTGATATTTTGGAGGTTTGTGGGGATGTACAGTTAACTTTAGTGCAGGTTTAA
- the LOC135770937 gene encoding galectin-9C-like isoform X1, translated as MAFNQQQPFYNPKIPFTGSIQGGLQNGKSIIISGRVLPCANRFHVNLHCGSHSASDIALHFNPRYERGSVYVVHNTCQKGCWGSEERKYESPFALGHPFTLQILVTQDTYKISTNGRHFMDFKHRISYTQVDTISVGGMVELNSVVFQNPPFLPPQPGFPAFPPQPGFPAFPPQPGFPPQHAIPPVCGFPSYPSAVGYTIPYKTIINGGLYPGKNILIQGIINPNAKRVAFNLCHRTGIALHYNPRFDENVVVRNSHKMEKWDAEERFGGMPFQRGQPFQVTITCNPHHYNVFVNGQQAHTFNHRYTNLHEIDILEVCGDVQLTLVQV; from the exons ATGGCATTTAATCAACAACAGCCGTTTTACAACCCG AAAATCCCATTTACTGGTTCAATCCAGGGAGGCTTGCAGAATGGGAAGAGTATTATCATAAGTGGACGGGTTTTGCCATGTGCTAACAG ATTTCATGTGAACCTCCATTGTGGTTCTCATTCTGCATCAGATATTGCTCTGCATTTTAATCCACGATATGAGCGAGGCTCTGTGTATGTGGTGCACAACACCTGTCAGAAAGGTTGCTGGGGTTCAGAGGAACGCAAGTATGAATCTCCTTTCGCCTTAGGTCATCCGTTCACCCTCCAGATCCTTGTCACCCAGGACACATACAAG ATAAGCACTAATGGGAGACACTTCATGGACTTCAAACATCGTATTTCATACACTCAAGTTGACACCATCTCAGTGGGTGGAATGGTGGAGTTGAATTCTGTTGTCTTTCAGAATCCT CCCTTCTTACCTCCACAGCCTGGTTTTCCT GCTTTTCCTCCACAGCCAGGTTTTCCT GCTTTTCCTCCACAGCCAGGTTTCCCG CCTCAGCATGCCATACCTCCTGTATGTGGG TTTCCTTCATACCCATCTGCAGTCGGCTAT ACGATCCCATACAAAACGATAATCAACGGTGGATTATATCCTGGCAAAAACATTCTCATCCAAGGAATTATTAACCCTAATGCCAAGAG AGTAGCGTTTAACCTGTGTCACAGAACCGGGATTGCATTGCACTACAATCCCCGATTTGATGAGAATGTGGTTGTTCGAAACAGTCATAAGATGGAGAAGTGGGATGCAGAGGAACGGTTTGGAGGCATGCCATTCCAAAGAGGACAACCTTTTCAG GTCACCATCACTTGCAATCCCCATCATTACAATGTGTTTGTCAATGGCCAACAAGCACACACTTTCAATCACCGTTACACAAATCTGCATGAGATTGATATTTTGGAGGTTTGTGGGGATGTACAGTTAACTTTAGTGCAGGTTTAA